A part of Clarias gariepinus isolate MV-2021 ecotype Netherlands chromosome 14, CGAR_prim_01v2, whole genome shotgun sequence genomic DNA contains:
- the unk gene encoding RING finger protein unkempt homolog isoform X2, with amino-acid sequence MSKVPVQVSPSASNHGPSSSSSSSSPPPLSSPANALHAHTEKPQHYTYLKEFRTEQCPLFVQHKCTQHRPFTCFHWHFLNQRRRRPIRKRDGSFNYSPDVYCVKYDEGTGTCPDGDECPFLHRTAGDTERRYHLRYYKTGSCIHETDTKGHCSKNGPHCAFAHGSHDLRCPIYDIREVQVLEAQPGSSFMDSGVGDGQSGLVASAALIEKTLSEEPRWQDNTYVLTHYKTELCKKPPRLCRQGYACPYYHNSKDRRRCSHKHKYRALPCPSVKHSDEWGDPSKCESGESCQYCHTRTEQQFHPEIYKSSKCNDMQQSGSCPRGPFCAFAHIEKASVSEDQLFPECSSSPSSALASAIADSTEQSLLGRILFEETSILDPLNSIWTVEGGYGKAPGFEREDQAKQKTYAMEHRSKESGLHSKPELSVFLPVGSPLSLSSSVPSSLAATPPSPAPSSSMNANALPFYPTSDTVESVVESALDDLDLNAFGVSALEKSLESSSMPSVGLMLGGSQLQSSAPVNIPGSLSSPSPFRSASPSPPIRAHASPFLSAQLPPPTQSESSFLGPSHSSLGLNGMSSSIWEHFPLGCSPGTPPALLSTGTMFSEASRLKQEVEEAHRVLKHWDHSWRQMSQSWAVLKADAEEARMLAGRLGLEAERARQAEEEAQEQVALLEEALESLRSSDNPRLQLHQLQLLHKLPLSSICSLQSQICTCLRTVEQAVYRKQRLCCVSCEELGSVTLPCQHGVCCERCAASAECPMCSEHQQNLNIPQS; translated from the exons ATGTCCAAAGTTCCAGTACAGGTTAGTCCCTCCGCAAGCAACCACGGACCTTCATCGTCATCATCCTCTTCATCACCGCCGCCTTTGTCTTCTCCCGCCAACGCGCTGCACGCGCACACGGAGAAGCCGCAACACTACAC ATATCTGAAGGAGTTCAGGACGGAGCAGTGTCCTCTCTTCGTGCAGCACAAATGCACCCAGCATCGACCCTTCACCTGCTTCCACTGGCACTTCTTGAATCAGAGACGCAGAAGGCCCATCCGCAAACGGGACGGCTCGTTTAACTACAGCCCCGATGTTTACTGCGTTAAGTACGATGAGGGCACAGGCACCTGCCCCGACGGAGACGA ATGTCCTTTCCTGCACCGGACAGCTGGAGACACAGAGCGGCGCTACCACCTGCGCTATTATAAGACCGGCTCCTGTATTCATGAGACAGATACGAAAGGCCACTGCAGTAAAAACGGCCCCCACTGTGCCTTTGCTCACGGCTCTCACGATTTGCGGTGTCCCATCTATGATATCAG GGAGGTCCAGGTTCTGGAGGCTCAGCCCGGATCCAGTTTTATGGACAGCGGAGTCGGGGATGGACAGTCGGGATTGGTGGCCAGCGCTGCTCTTATAGAGAAGACGCTTAGTGAGGAGCCAAGATGGCAGG ATAACACCTACGTGTTGACGCACTATAAGACCGAGCTCTGTAAGAAGCCTCCTCGTCTGTGTCGCCAAGGTTACGCCTGCCCTTACTATCACAACAGCAAAGACCGCAGGCGCTGCTCGCACAAGCACAAATACAG GGCCTTGCCGTGCCCATCGGTGAAGCACAGTGATGAGTGGGGTGACCCGAGTAAGTGTGAGAGCGGCGAGAGCTGCCAGTACTGTCACACACGTACGGAGCAGCAGTTCCACCCCGAG ATCTACAAATCCAGCAAATGCAATGATATGCAGCAGAGTGGCAGCTGCCCCAGAGGGCCTTTCTGTGCATTCGCCCACATCGAGA aaGCGAGTGTCAGCGAGGATCAGCTTTTCCCAGAGTGCAGCTCTTCTCCCTCCTCAGCCCTTGCTTCAGCAATCGCAGACAGCACAGAGCAAAGCCTTCTGGGAAGGATATTATTTGAGGAGACCTCCATTTTAGATCCCCTCAATTCCATCTGGACAGTAGAAGGGGGTTATGGGAAAGCGCCAGGCTTTGAGCGGGAGGATCAG gcaaaacAGAAGACATATGCAATGGAGCATCGCAGTAAAGAAAGTGGTTTACATAGCAAGCCG GAGCTGTCCGTGTTCTTGCCGGTGGGCAGCCCCCTCAGTCTGTCCTCCAGTGTGCCCTCCAGCCTGGCAGCGACTCCTCCCAGCCCCGCACCTTCATCTAGCATGAACGCCAACGCACTGCCTTTCTACCCCACCAGTGACACCGTGGAGTCTGTAGTAG AGTCTGCACTGGATGATCTAGACCTGAATGCGTTTGGAGTGTCAGCTCTGGAGAAAAGTCTGGAGAGCAGCTCCATGCCCAGCGTGGGACTTATGCTAG GTGGAAGTCAGCTTCAGAGTTCGGCTCCTGTTAACATCCCTGGATCCCTCAGCAGCCCCTCCCCCTTCAGATCCGCCTCTCCTTCTCCTCCAATCAGAGCTCACGCTTCACCATTTTTGTCTGCCCAGCTACCACCACCCACCCAATCAGAGAGCAGCTTTTTGGGACCATCTCATAGTTCTTTAG GTCTAAATGGAATGAGCAGTAGTATCTGGGAGCATTTTCCCCTAGGCTGTTCTCCCGGGACCCCCCCAGCCCTGCTCTCCACTGGAACCATGTTCTCCGAGGCCTCCCGTCTCAAACAGGAAGTGGAGGAGGCTCACAGGGTGCTAAAGCACTGGGACCACAGCTGGAGGCAGATGTCTCAG TCGTGGGCGGTGCTAAAGGCTGATGCCGAAGAGGCTCGGATGCTGGCGGGCCGTTTGGGTTTGGAGGCAGAGAGAGCGCGTCAGGCTGAAGAGGAGGCACAGGAGCAGGTTGCGCTCCTGGAGGAGGCGCTGGAGAGCTTACGTAGTTCTGATAACCCTCGACTGCAGCTTCACCAGCTCCAGCTGTTACACAAACTCCCTCTCAGCTCCATCTGCAGTCTGCAAAGCCAGATCTGCACCTGCTTACGGACTGTGGAACAG GCCGTGTACAGGAAGCAGAGGTTATGTTGTGTGTCGTGTGAGGAGTTGGGCTCGGTGACGTTGCCGTGTCAGCATGGTGTGTGTTGCGAACGTTGTGCTGCCTCGGCCGAATGCCCCATGTGCTCCGAGCATCAGCAGAATCTGAATATACCCCAGTCCTAA
- the unk gene encoding RING finger protein unkempt homolog isoform X1 produces MSKVPVQVSPSASNHGPSSSSSSSSPPPLSSPANALHAHTEKPQHYTYLKEFRTEQCPLFVQHKCTQHRPFTCFHWHFLNQRRRRPIRKRDGSFNYSPDVYCVKYDEGTGTCPDGDECPFLHRTAGDTERRYHLRYYKTGSCIHETDTKGHCSKNGPHCAFAHGSHDLRCPIYDISREVQVLEAQPGSSFMDSGVGDGQSGLVASAALIEKTLSEEPRWQDNTYVLTHYKTELCKKPPRLCRQGYACPYYHNSKDRRRCSHKHKYRALPCPSVKHSDEWGDPSKCESGESCQYCHTRTEQQFHPEIYKSSKCNDMQQSGSCPRGPFCAFAHIEKASVSEDQLFPECSSSPSSALASAIADSTEQSLLGRILFEETSILDPLNSIWTVEGGYGKAPGFEREDQAKQKTYAMEHRSKESGLHSKPELSVFLPVGSPLSLSSSVPSSLAATPPSPAPSSSMNANALPFYPTSDTVESVVESALDDLDLNAFGVSALEKSLESSSMPSVGLMLGGSQLQSSAPVNIPGSLSSPSPFRSASPSPPIRAHASPFLSAQLPPPTQSESSFLGPSHSSLGLNGMSSSIWEHFPLGCSPGTPPALLSTGTMFSEASRLKQEVEEAHRVLKHWDHSWRQMSQSWAVLKADAEEARMLAGRLGLEAERARQAEEEAQEQVALLEEALESLRSSDNPRLQLHQLQLLHKLPLSSICSLQSQICTCLRTVEQAVYRKQRLCCVSCEELGSVTLPCQHGVCCERCAASAECPMCSEHQQNLNIPQS; encoded by the exons ATGTCCAAAGTTCCAGTACAGGTTAGTCCCTCCGCAAGCAACCACGGACCTTCATCGTCATCATCCTCTTCATCACCGCCGCCTTTGTCTTCTCCCGCCAACGCGCTGCACGCGCACACGGAGAAGCCGCAACACTACAC ATATCTGAAGGAGTTCAGGACGGAGCAGTGTCCTCTCTTCGTGCAGCACAAATGCACCCAGCATCGACCCTTCACCTGCTTCCACTGGCACTTCTTGAATCAGAGACGCAGAAGGCCCATCCGCAAACGGGACGGCTCGTTTAACTACAGCCCCGATGTTTACTGCGTTAAGTACGATGAGGGCACAGGCACCTGCCCCGACGGAGACGA ATGTCCTTTCCTGCACCGGACAGCTGGAGACACAGAGCGGCGCTACCACCTGCGCTATTATAAGACCGGCTCCTGTATTCATGAGACAGATACGAAAGGCCACTGCAGTAAAAACGGCCCCCACTGTGCCTTTGCTCACGGCTCTCACGATTTGCGGTGTCCCATCTATGATATCAG CAGGGAGGTCCAGGTTCTGGAGGCTCAGCCCGGATCCAGTTTTATGGACAGCGGAGTCGGGGATGGACAGTCGGGATTGGTGGCCAGCGCTGCTCTTATAGAGAAGACGCTTAGTGAGGAGCCAAGATGGCAGG ATAACACCTACGTGTTGACGCACTATAAGACCGAGCTCTGTAAGAAGCCTCCTCGTCTGTGTCGCCAAGGTTACGCCTGCCCTTACTATCACAACAGCAAAGACCGCAGGCGCTGCTCGCACAAGCACAAATACAG GGCCTTGCCGTGCCCATCGGTGAAGCACAGTGATGAGTGGGGTGACCCGAGTAAGTGTGAGAGCGGCGAGAGCTGCCAGTACTGTCACACACGTACGGAGCAGCAGTTCCACCCCGAG ATCTACAAATCCAGCAAATGCAATGATATGCAGCAGAGTGGCAGCTGCCCCAGAGGGCCTTTCTGTGCATTCGCCCACATCGAGA aaGCGAGTGTCAGCGAGGATCAGCTTTTCCCAGAGTGCAGCTCTTCTCCCTCCTCAGCCCTTGCTTCAGCAATCGCAGACAGCACAGAGCAAAGCCTTCTGGGAAGGATATTATTTGAGGAGACCTCCATTTTAGATCCCCTCAATTCCATCTGGACAGTAGAAGGGGGTTATGGGAAAGCGCCAGGCTTTGAGCGGGAGGATCAG gcaaaacAGAAGACATATGCAATGGAGCATCGCAGTAAAGAAAGTGGTTTACATAGCAAGCCG GAGCTGTCCGTGTTCTTGCCGGTGGGCAGCCCCCTCAGTCTGTCCTCCAGTGTGCCCTCCAGCCTGGCAGCGACTCCTCCCAGCCCCGCACCTTCATCTAGCATGAACGCCAACGCACTGCCTTTCTACCCCACCAGTGACACCGTGGAGTCTGTAGTAG AGTCTGCACTGGATGATCTAGACCTGAATGCGTTTGGAGTGTCAGCTCTGGAGAAAAGTCTGGAGAGCAGCTCCATGCCCAGCGTGGGACTTATGCTAG GTGGAAGTCAGCTTCAGAGTTCGGCTCCTGTTAACATCCCTGGATCCCTCAGCAGCCCCTCCCCCTTCAGATCCGCCTCTCCTTCTCCTCCAATCAGAGCTCACGCTTCACCATTTTTGTCTGCCCAGCTACCACCACCCACCCAATCAGAGAGCAGCTTTTTGGGACCATCTCATAGTTCTTTAG GTCTAAATGGAATGAGCAGTAGTATCTGGGAGCATTTTCCCCTAGGCTGTTCTCCCGGGACCCCCCCAGCCCTGCTCTCCACTGGAACCATGTTCTCCGAGGCCTCCCGTCTCAAACAGGAAGTGGAGGAGGCTCACAGGGTGCTAAAGCACTGGGACCACAGCTGGAGGCAGATGTCTCAG TCGTGGGCGGTGCTAAAGGCTGATGCCGAAGAGGCTCGGATGCTGGCGGGCCGTTTGGGTTTGGAGGCAGAGAGAGCGCGTCAGGCTGAAGAGGAGGCACAGGAGCAGGTTGCGCTCCTGGAGGAGGCGCTGGAGAGCTTACGTAGTTCTGATAACCCTCGACTGCAGCTTCACCAGCTCCAGCTGTTACACAAACTCCCTCTCAGCTCCATCTGCAGTCTGCAAAGCCAGATCTGCACCTGCTTACGGACTGTGGAACAG GCCGTGTACAGGAAGCAGAGGTTATGTTGTGTGTCGTGTGAGGAGTTGGGCTCGGTGACGTTGCCGTGTCAGCATGGTGTGTGTTGCGAACGTTGTGCTGCCTCGGCCGAATGCCCCATGTGCTCCGAGCATCAGCAGAATCTGAATATACCCCAGTCCTAA